One genomic segment of Chitinophaga sancti includes these proteins:
- the xseB gene encoding exodeoxyribonuclease VII small subunit, whose protein sequence is METNLTYEAAYKELQQIAREIETESVSVDVLAARVKRASELITFCQTRLRATEAEVENIIQQMTISQ, encoded by the coding sequence ATGGAAACGAATCTCACATATGAAGCGGCTTATAAAGAGCTGCAACAAATAGCCAGGGAAATAGAAACGGAATCCGTTTCTGTGGATGTGCTCGCAGCAAGAGTAAAGCGGGCTTCAGAACTGATCACTTTTTGCCAGACCAGGTTACGCGCCACCGAGGCAGAAGTTGAAAACATCATCCAGCAAATGACAATCTCCCAATAA
- the xseA gene encoding exodeoxyribonuclease VII large subunit, giving the protein MSTQQYITLSQLAAHIQGTIKNAFSRQSSWIVADITSHSFYPAKGYHYFDLVEKDPRTHQLTAKISATAWGNGSLRIRDFEATTGQRFGNDMHVLLQVQVEYHAVYGLKLSVLDIDPSFTIGQLEQQKQATLQRLVTECGDIVQQIPEGYLTRNKKLSLSAVMQKIAVISSPSSAGYQDFMHTLQANAHGYIFHTDNYFTTVQGEANAAQVCAQLQAVEDAGKHYDAVVIIRGGGAQTDLLLFDQYQLGKAVAGFPIPVITGIGHHKNETITDMMAHTATKTPTRAAELIIAHNRQFEDAMISTQKQLIIRLQQSVSGKQQQLSALNNAIINRSRDVLIRQKESLIRYNQLLPQQARNLLLKQRNGMIQLSAQILSKPKQLTASRLQDLSYLRQNLHSFSRKLLQQQQQKLQHHETVVRLMSPTALLQKGFALVYYQGKLITTATALQSGEDITVQMADASVQATIHTINSDGNESHI; this is encoded by the coding sequence TTGAGTACGCAACAATACATAACGTTATCACAACTGGCCGCCCACATCCAGGGTACCATCAAAAACGCCTTCTCCCGTCAAAGTAGCTGGATCGTGGCCGACATTACCAGCCACTCCTTCTACCCTGCCAAAGGCTACCATTACTTTGACCTGGTCGAAAAAGATCCCCGTACCCACCAGCTCACCGCCAAAATCTCCGCCACTGCATGGGGAAACGGCAGCCTGCGGATCAGGGATTTCGAAGCCACCACCGGTCAGCGTTTTGGCAATGACATGCATGTATTGCTACAGGTACAGGTCGAATACCACGCCGTATACGGCCTCAAATTGTCCGTGCTGGATATAGATCCCAGCTTCACCATCGGACAACTGGAACAGCAGAAACAAGCCACCCTGCAGCGCCTCGTGACTGAGTGTGGAGATATTGTTCAACAAATACCGGAAGGCTACCTGACCCGCAATAAAAAACTCTCCCTCAGCGCTGTCATGCAAAAGATCGCCGTCATCTCCTCCCCTTCGTCTGCCGGCTACCAGGATTTCATGCATACCCTCCAGGCCAACGCCCACGGGTATATTTTCCATACGGACAATTATTTCACGACCGTTCAGGGCGAAGCCAATGCCGCACAGGTATGTGCACAACTCCAGGCAGTCGAAGATGCAGGAAAACACTACGATGCAGTAGTCATCATCAGGGGCGGGGGCGCACAAACAGATTTATTACTCTTTGATCAGTACCAGCTGGGTAAGGCTGTAGCAGGATTTCCTATTCCTGTCATCACCGGTATCGGCCACCATAAGAATGAAACCATCACGGATATGATGGCCCATACTGCCACCAAAACCCCTACCCGCGCGGCAGAACTGATCATCGCCCATAACAGGCAGTTTGAAGATGCCATGATCAGTACACAAAAACAACTGATCATCCGGCTCCAACAATCCGTCTCTGGCAAACAACAACAATTGTCTGCCCTCAACAATGCAATTATCAACAGAAGCAGGGATGTGCTGATCCGGCAAAAAGAAAGCCTGATCAGGTATAACCAGTTATTACCACAGCAAGCCCGAAACCTGTTACTTAAACAACGAAACGGGATGATACAACTGTCAGCACAGATATTATCCAAGCCTAAACAATTAACGGCCTCGAGACTACAGGACCTGTCCTACCTCCGCCAAAACTTACATAGCTTCAGCCGTAAATTGCTGCAACAGCAGCAGCAAAAGCTGCAACATCACGAAACGGTTGTACGCCTCATGAGCCCAACGGCCTTATTACAAAAGGGGTTTGCACTGGTTTACTACCAGGGCAAACTGATTACAACTGCCACCGCCTTACAATCAGGAGAAGACATCACCGTACAAATGGCTGATGCCTCCGTACAGGCCACTATTCACACAATTAACTCAGATGGAAACGAATCTCACATATGA
- a CDS encoding helix-turn-helix transcriptional regulator, translating to MTQKRIYLILLIVSLCLPMPAYAQSILIDSLQNLLSRKDLPLEDRITSTMMMARITGNKDMKAAIVLNQQALAMSTGLKDLKYRANIFSNLTQQYALDDSFSLATKAMDSALYLARKSGDKQALGLAYYRKGWLHIIEQQEDSATHYFFEALRVLDGQKKLTCEPAIYYFTAATYGDWNDLDAQEKYARLSLSTAMQTQKPDDLVNGYQALGTYLEYKYRSKMNDTSKYLLDSALYCNRMALLIIKAENGRLVTRSAPALLSLNTANMFAEYWPEQKDSIMHYLYMATEYAKITEQQEILANCYGMLSDIAVHDGNLKEAENLLLTAFYTVESYPAGGAQVKSHIMQALANVAEKQGNTAKALKYYKQYVDFYQQAFDKERLSTAKRLGAQYEAEKKDKELQLLQQKASFNNELNFFYISLAIAAILALIFFFRSYHFRLRASLQNQQLLELEKHDTQLQLKLEAEERARLETEQLLMQERQERLQKELLAGALQVEEKNELLQSLQKKITTISGTDPLLRQMDRIITDSRKMDEEFEAAKADFKEIDPEFFNRLQQKAKENLTRLDLKYCSYIRMGLTNKEIASRLAVEAKSIRMARYRLKQKLNLPKEESLDLFLTTLI from the coding sequence ATGACCCAAAAAAGAATATACCTTATCCTGTTGATTGTATCACTGTGTCTGCCAATGCCAGCTTATGCACAGTCAATCCTCATTGATTCACTACAAAACCTATTGTCCCGCAAGGACTTACCGCTGGAAGACCGGATAACCAGCACCATGATGATGGCGCGGATTACCGGGAATAAAGACATGAAAGCAGCCATCGTACTCAATCAGCAGGCGCTGGCCATGAGCACTGGCCTGAAAGACCTGAAATACCGGGCAAATATATTCAGCAATCTTACACAGCAATATGCGCTCGATGACAGCTTTTCATTAGCTACAAAAGCAATGGATAGCGCCTTATATCTCGCACGTAAATCGGGCGATAAGCAGGCACTGGGATTAGCATATTACCGCAAAGGATGGCTACATATCATAGAACAGCAGGAAGACAGTGCAACCCACTATTTCTTTGAAGCATTGCGGGTATTGGATGGACAAAAGAAATTAACCTGCGAGCCGGCCATCTATTACTTCACAGCTGCCACCTACGGCGACTGGAATGACCTGGATGCACAGGAAAAATATGCAAGGTTATCTCTCTCCACAGCCATGCAAACCCAAAAGCCGGATGACCTGGTGAATGGATACCAGGCATTGGGCACCTACCTGGAATACAAATACAGGTCGAAGATGAATGATACCTCCAAATACCTTCTTGACTCAGCGTTGTATTGCAACAGGATGGCATTGCTCATCATTAAAGCTGAGAATGGAAGATTGGTAACCCGAAGTGCACCCGCGTTATTATCGCTGAACACCGCCAATATGTTTGCAGAATACTGGCCGGAGCAAAAGGATAGTATCATGCATTATCTGTACATGGCCACTGAATATGCAAAGATCACGGAGCAGCAGGAAATACTGGCCAATTGCTATGGTATGCTAAGTGATATTGCAGTACACGATGGCAACCTGAAAGAGGCGGAAAACTTATTATTAACCGCCTTTTACACAGTAGAAAGTTATCCTGCAGGTGGCGCTCAGGTTAAATCTCATATCATGCAGGCACTGGCGAATGTGGCGGAGAAACAAGGCAATACGGCAAAGGCTTTAAAGTATTACAAACAATACGTTGATTTCTACCAACAGGCTTTTGACAAAGAAAGATTGTCTACCGCAAAACGCTTAGGTGCACAATACGAAGCAGAGAAAAAAGATAAGGAGTTACAGCTATTACAACAGAAAGCTTCCTTCAATAATGAATTGAATTTCTTCTACATTTCTTTAGCTATCGCTGCTATACTGGCCCTGATCTTCTTTTTCAGATCATATCATTTCCGTTTAAGAGCCAGCTTACAAAACCAGCAATTGTTAGAATTAGAAAAACATGATACGCAATTGCAACTTAAATTGGAAGCAGAAGAAAGAGCGAGATTAGAAACAGAGCAATTGCTCATGCAGGAAAGACAGGAACGATTACAAAAAGAATTGCTGGCCGGCGCCTTGCAGGTGGAAGAGAAGAATGAATTGTTGCAATCCTTACAAAAAAAGATCACCACCATATCCGGCACTGATCCGCTCTTGCGACAAATGGATCGCATCATTACTGATAGCCGGAAAATGGATGAAGAATTCGAAGCAGCAAAAGCTGATTTCAAAGAAATAGATCCTGAGTTCTTCAATCGCTTACAGCAAAAAGCAAAAGAGAACCTCACAAGATTAGATCTAAAATATTGTTCCTACATAAGAATGGGGCTCACCAACAAAGAGATTGCTTCCCGCCTGGCCGTAGAAGCGAAGAGTATCAGAATGGCACGCTACCGCTTAAAACAAAAACTAAATTTACCTAAAGAAGAAAGCCTCGACTTATTTCTTACCACCCTAATTTAA
- a CDS encoding efflux RND transporter periplasmic adaptor subunit, with translation MQRITGYFLVASLLLAGCGQKEHKKEVTDDPGPAITNNGQQITFPDTASANFFTTEPVGDSALSGTLHAPGKVAATVIRSQEGAQNVVLFDNPDLESDYTQLVQHKINVNHIEEINIKQRKIELDRTQDLYDHGAASGKDLLEAKSSLAMEQTNLANEKAQLVEHESGLKAGGFDPEILRATAPGNAFVICDIPETQLTNVSKGTACTVILSSFPDKPLAGKVEAIADVIDNVTRMVKLRIRLSAPDSEIRAGMFAMVNFTVTGNTKTGTGSINVIRDALITAEGQNYVFVKTTPTTFVRKQVSTGQQIGDRISVYNGLQNGDNVVIKGVMQLKGLSFGY, from the coding sequence ATGCAACGCATTACCGGATATTTTTTAGTGGCCTCCCTCCTGCTGGCAGGATGTGGTCAGAAAGAACACAAAAAAGAAGTGACGGACGATCCCGGTCCTGCCATTACCAACAATGGACAGCAGATCACCTTCCCGGATACTGCTTCGGCCAACTTCTTCACTACCGAACCTGTAGGTGACTCTGCCCTGAGTGGTACCCTGCACGCCCCCGGCAAGGTGGCGGCAACTGTAATCCGCTCCCAGGAAGGTGCGCAAAACGTTGTGTTGTTCGACAATCCAGACCTGGAAAGTGATTATACACAATTGGTACAACACAAGATCAATGTCAATCATATCGAAGAGATCAATATCAAGCAACGTAAAATAGAACTGGACCGTACACAGGACCTCTACGATCACGGTGCCGCCTCCGGCAAAGATCTGCTGGAAGCTAAATCCAGCCTGGCAATGGAACAAACCAACCTGGCAAATGAAAAAGCACAGCTGGTAGAACACGAATCCGGTCTGAAAGCGGGTGGTTTCGATCCTGAAATCCTGCGCGCTACCGCTCCTGGCAATGCCTTCGTGATCTGCGACATCCCCGAAACACAATTGACCAACGTAAGTAAAGGAACTGCCTGCACTGTTATACTATCCTCATTTCCCGATAAACCACTTGCCGGGAAAGTAGAGGCCATCGCCGATGTAATCGACAACGTTACCCGCATGGTGAAACTGCGTATCCGGCTCTCAGCCCCGGATTCAGAGATCCGCGCGGGTATGTTTGCGATGGTGAACTTCACCGTTACTGGTAATACGAAAACAGGTACAGGCTCCATCAATGTAATAAGAGATGCCCTCATCACTGCCGAAGGCCAGAACTATGTGTTTGTAAAAACAACACCTACCACTTTCGTTAGAAAACAGGTGAGCACTGGTCAGCAGATCGGTGACCGTATTTCAGTATATAATGGCCTTCAGAATGGCGACAATGTGGTGATCAAAGGTGTGATGCAGCTGAAAGGTTTAAGTTTCGGATACTAA
- a CDS encoding ABC transporter ATP-binding protein — MKIFWQYMRPHRWMIVLSLVLAGIAQVATMYDPIIFGKIIDNYALHPGDRTETVLVKGVLFWLTIAISIAMVARLARSLQDFVMRLIVQRFGMQIFNDGLKQTLRLSFQEFEEQRSGETVVLLQKVRNDTERFFNAFINILFSSVVGVGVLTWYALHKNWMLVPVFFVGVGVLGTLTSALSRKMKKIQRSINKETLKLSGSITESLRNIELVKSLGLTFPEIRRLRTFTKNIFDLEMKKVKQVRTLSFLQGTTLNILRQSILFILLWLIFHKVLSTGELIAMQFISTTIFGPLQELGNIILFYREAEGSLLLFDQLMQKPVEDKPDTPVTLGPLENIRFDHIVFRHQTAEQNALDDISFDAQLGETIAFVGPSGSGKSTLVKLLLGLYQPVSGHIYFNEVASDEIHYNQLRRQIGFVSQETQLFAGTFRDNLLFVKPDATEEEMIEALHKAAATPLLTRSSQGLNTLLGEGGLKLSGGEKQRISIARSLIRHPRLLIFDEATSALDSLTEEAITETVRSISASREQLNILIAHRLSTIMHADTIYVLEKGKIVETGTHDHLLTIKGLYYAMWRQQIGERRVVS, encoded by the coding sequence ATGAAAATTTTCTGGCAATACATGCGCCCTCATCGCTGGATGATCGTGCTTTCGCTGGTGCTGGCAGGCATCGCCCAGGTGGCCACCATGTATGACCCCATTATCTTTGGTAAAATCATCGACAATTATGCATTGCACCCCGGTGACAGAACGGAAACCGTTCTAGTCAAAGGTGTGCTGTTCTGGCTGACCATCGCTATTTCAATAGCCATGGTTGCCAGGTTAGCCCGTTCCCTGCAGGACTTTGTGATGCGCCTTATCGTACAGCGCTTTGGTATGCAGATCTTCAACGATGGCCTGAAACAAACACTACGCCTCTCTTTCCAGGAGTTTGAAGAACAACGGAGCGGTGAAACTGTTGTACTACTTCAAAAAGTAAGAAACGATACTGAACGGTTTTTCAATGCGTTTATCAACATCCTGTTTTCATCTGTAGTAGGTGTAGGGGTACTCACCTGGTATGCCCTGCATAAAAACTGGATGCTGGTACCTGTGTTTTTCGTAGGCGTGGGTGTGTTAGGTACACTGACAAGTGCACTGAGCAGGAAGATGAAAAAAATTCAGCGCAGCATCAACAAAGAAACCTTAAAACTTTCCGGTTCCATCACAGAATCACTGCGCAACATCGAGCTCGTTAAGAGCCTTGGTCTTACCTTTCCGGAAATCAGAAGATTGCGAACATTTACTAAGAATATCTTCGACCTGGAAATGAAAAAAGTAAAACAGGTCAGAACCCTTTCATTCCTGCAAGGTACTACACTGAACATCCTGCGTCAATCTATTCTCTTCATTTTACTATGGCTTATCTTTCATAAAGTATTGAGTACAGGAGAACTGATTGCCATGCAGTTTATTTCCACTACCATCTTCGGACCATTGCAGGAGTTGGGAAATATTATTCTCTTTTACAGGGAAGCAGAAGGCTCCTTACTGTTATTTGATCAGCTCATGCAGAAACCTGTGGAAGATAAACCTGACACCCCGGTCACTTTAGGACCACTGGAAAATATCCGCTTTGATCACATTGTATTCCGCCACCAGACAGCAGAACAAAACGCCCTGGATGATATCAGTTTTGACGCCCAACTGGGAGAAACCATTGCCTTTGTAGGCCCTTCAGGATCTGGTAAATCAACACTGGTGAAACTATTACTGGGACTTTATCAGCCCGTATCTGGTCATATCTATTTCAACGAGGTGGCATCAGATGAAATTCATTACAACCAGCTGCGCAGACAGATTGGATTTGTATCGCAGGAAACACAATTGTTTGCAGGGACATTCAGAGACAATTTATTGTTTGTAAAACCCGATGCAACGGAAGAAGAAATGATCGAAGCCCTGCACAAGGCAGCTGCAACCCCCTTGCTCACACGCTCTTCACAGGGCCTGAATACCTTGCTGGGTGAAGGAGGACTAAAACTATCAGGCGGGGAAAAACAACGTATTTCCATCGCCCGGTCATTGATCCGGCATCCGCGATTATTGATTTTTGACGAAGCTACATCGGCACTGGACTCGCTCACAGAAGAAGCAATTACCGAAACAGTCAGGTCTATATCGGCCAGCAGAGAGCAGTTGAACATACTCATCGCACACAGGTTATCCACAATTATGCATGCAGATACCATCTACGTGCTGGAAAAAGGGAAGATCGTAGAGACAGGCACACATGACCACTTATTGACAATCAAAGGATTATACTACGCTATGTGGAGACAACAGATTGGGGAAAGGAGAGTGGTCAGCTGA
- a CDS encoding DUF190 domain-containing protein translates to MLQAQIYIDKDEVHGAQPLYEYIVQFLLKQKVAGATAFRGVIGFGEHHQMKRPDSIFSFDEPPIMITFIDEEEKVLHTLKELRKRITSGFIITTKVERFQI, encoded by the coding sequence ATGTTACAAGCACAGATCTATATAGATAAGGATGAAGTTCATGGCGCTCAGCCACTGTACGAATACATCGTACAGTTCCTCCTCAAGCAAAAGGTAGCCGGCGCTACTGCTTTTCGTGGAGTGATCGGATTTGGGGAACATCATCAGATGAAACGCCCTGACAGCATCTTCAGCTTCGATGAACCACCTATCATGATCACCTTCATCGATGAAGAAGAAAAAGTGCTGCACACACTGAAAGAACTGCGCAAGCGGATCACCAGTGGGTTCATCATCACCACCAAAGTAGAACGATTCCAGATTTGA
- a CDS encoding TolC family protein: MKKLFLLAVVTSVLTCIHYVAVAQTNFTLAAAIDTARTNSPVLKAQYMNIAAAQADVTTAKLRPNPNLNNQTLQLANSAHFAPNTRWSSNSNRQVWYQLTKPIQWPNQRKYKIETASKDVTVADNEYQENVRNLSLNVGNSWITCWVLKKRLALLQDSKGNLDTLVKINELRYKNQVITQTDLARTKVLLDQYNLQLSVFQQDYMNELQNLRLLTGIPSSVDIDTLSDVQTLAPSATLDSLIAQTMDNRSDVALVKSAIDERNSNVKYQKTLAVPQPQLGIIYNPQNAVPYIGFYAAIDLPFFNRNQGEIKKAYIQAQQANQELNTTQRTIQTEVTTAYNTYQLQKQNLAKFSGILSQSQQILDNVKYAYLRGGTTIIDFLDAQRNWYDTRLLYYDGLQSYYQSYIQLLFATGLINQL, encoded by the coding sequence ATGAAGAAGCTCTTCCTATTGGCTGTAGTAACCAGTGTACTCACATGTATACACTACGTTGCTGTCGCCCAAACCAACTTCACCCTGGCAGCGGCTATCGATACCGCCAGAACTAACAGCCCGGTGCTTAAGGCCCAGTACATGAACATCGCCGCCGCACAGGCAGATGTCACTACCGCCAAACTCCGGCCTAATCCCAACCTGAATAACCAGACCTTACAACTGGCCAATTCTGCTCACTTCGCCCCCAATACCCGTTGGTCTTCCAACTCAAACCGACAGGTATGGTATCAGCTCACGAAACCTATTCAGTGGCCCAACCAGCGTAAGTACAAAATTGAAACAGCCTCAAAGGATGTTACAGTGGCGGACAATGAATACCAGGAAAACGTACGCAACCTCTCTCTCAACGTCGGTAACAGCTGGATCACCTGCTGGGTGCTCAAAAAACGGCTCGCCCTCCTGCAAGACAGCAAAGGCAACCTCGATACCCTCGTTAAGATCAATGAGCTGCGCTACAAAAACCAGGTGATCACTCAAACTGACCTCGCCCGTACAAAGGTGCTGCTGGATCAGTACAACCTACAACTCAGCGTATTCCAGCAAGATTACATGAATGAGTTACAAAACCTGCGCCTCCTTACCGGAATCCCTTCCAGTGTGGATATCGATACCCTGAGCGATGTACAGACTCTTGCCCCCAGCGCTACACTGGACAGCCTCATTGCCCAGACTATGGACAACCGCTCAGACGTCGCCCTTGTAAAAAGTGCCATCGACGAGCGCAACAGCAATGTGAAATACCAGAAAACACTCGCTGTACCACAACCCCAGTTAGGTATCATCTACAACCCGCAGAACGCTGTGCCTTACATCGGCTTCTATGCTGCAATCGATCTTCCCTTCTTTAACAGGAACCAGGGTGAGATCAAAAAGGCATACATACAGGCACAACAGGCAAACCAGGAACTGAATACCACCCAGCGTACGATCCAGACAGAAGTAACCACCGCTTACAATACTTACCAGCTGCAAAAGCAAAACCTGGCTAAGTTCAGCGGCATCCTCTCCCAGTCTCAACAGATCCTCGACAATGTAAAGTATGCTTACCTCCGCGGTGGCACCACCATCATTGACTTCCTGGATGCACAGCGTAACTGGTACGATACCCGACTGCTGTACTACGATGGACTGCAATCTTACTATCAAAGCTATATTCAACTCTTATTCGCTACGGGCCTTATAAACCAATTATAA
- a CDS encoding GH39 family glycosyl hydrolase, with protein MERRNFLKQALITVAGSAVLPGTVKSMALWEEQPPFIIDAKNPGKFFEPHWNKGVGAGRANDASRPVWGDQLSVAAKACGFKYARFTGIFHDDMGVYNGGLYNWTLVDDLLDKTLKAGVKPFIAFSFFPKDIAGSDATQFSWKARVVPPTDFTKWNDLITEFTKHIVGKYGEEEVNKWYFEAWNEPDLRTFWDGTKTQYFTLYKTTVTAMKAVVPKVKVGGPATSGLSGDTQGAWLDEFLGYCRQEQLAVDFVTAHPYPSDSAGKPRELGATAKDLTALRGTVIRNFPQAEIFVTRWSTSPIASDAVRDDLPAAAFIVKENVDAVGLVNGVFYSSFIDGPEELKDTFHGGQGLMNANGIAKPAFHAYRMLNALGEELLYNKDGIVVTRHKDSKKISAILYNIPVTVTTGVSGGDRAAVTAMMSKGETKLYSFKIQNMHPDARFNVDILSKEDGNAIFQWTKAGSPEPLNRDQVEVMKQVANGLNEEQVLSSAAGVLYIEKNLAPWDVVLIDELSK; from the coding sequence ATGGAAAGAAGAAATTTTTTAAAGCAGGCATTGATCACTGTAGCAGGCAGTGCAGTCTTGCCCGGAACTGTGAAAAGCATGGCATTATGGGAAGAACAACCTCCGTTTATTATCGATGCTAAGAATCCTGGAAAATTCTTTGAACCACACTGGAACAAAGGGGTTGGCGCCGGCAGGGCCAATGATGCTTCAAGACCAGTCTGGGGGGACCAGCTTTCGGTGGCGGCCAAAGCCTGTGGCTTTAAGTATGCACGTTTCACAGGCATTTTTCACGATGACATGGGGGTGTATAACGGGGGGCTGTATAACTGGACCCTGGTAGACGACCTGCTTGATAAAACGCTCAAAGCGGGTGTGAAGCCATTTATTGCATTCAGCTTCTTTCCAAAAGATATCGCCGGCAGCGATGCTACCCAGTTCAGCTGGAAAGCAAGGGTAGTGCCACCTACAGATTTTACAAAATGGAATGACCTTATCACAGAATTTACCAAACACATTGTGGGCAAGTATGGTGAAGAGGAAGTGAATAAATGGTATTTCGAAGCATGGAATGAACCGGATCTGCGTACATTCTGGGATGGAACCAAAACACAATATTTTACTTTATACAAAACAACCGTAACCGCCATGAAGGCGGTAGTGCCTAAAGTTAAAGTGGGCGGCCCTGCTACCAGCGGGCTTTCTGGCGATACACAGGGGGCATGGCTGGATGAATTCCTGGGCTATTGCAGACAGGAACAACTGGCAGTTGATTTCGTGACAGCGCATCCATATCCATCAGACAGTGCTGGTAAGCCCCGTGAATTAGGCGCTACGGCAAAGGATCTGACAGCATTGCGTGGTACGGTGATCAGAAATTTTCCACAGGCAGAAATCTTTGTGACCAGGTGGAGCACCAGCCCCATAGCTTCTGATGCGGTGCGTGACGATTTGCCAGCAGCGGCTTTTATCGTGAAAGAGAATGTGGATGCTGTTGGATTAGTGAATGGTGTGTTCTATAGTTCATTCATAGACGGACCTGAGGAGCTCAAAGATACTTTCCATGGCGGTCAGGGCTTGATGAATGCCAATGGTATTGCAAAACCAGCATTCCATGCTTATCGTATGTTAAATGCGCTGGGCGAAGAGTTGTTGTATAATAAAGATGGCATAGTCGTGACCCGTCATAAAGATTCAAAGAAGATCAGCGCCATTCTTTATAATATTCCTGTGACAGTGACAACCGGCGTATCTGGAGGAGATAGGGCAGCAGTGACTGCAATGATGTCAAAGGGAGAGACAAAATTATATTCATTCAAGATTCAAAATATGCATCCTGATGCCCGTTTCAATGTGGATATCTTGTCAAAAGAAGATGGTAATGCCATCTTTCAATGGACGAAGGCCGGTAGTCCGGAGCCATTGAACAGAGACCAGGTGGAAGTAATGAAACAGGTAGCCAATGGGTTGAATGAAGAGCAGGTTTTATCCAGTGCAGCCGGTGTGTTGTATATAGAGAAGAACCTGGCGCCCTGGGATGTGGTATTGATTGATGAATTGTCTAAATAG